In Microbacterium galbinum, a single window of DNA contains:
- a CDS encoding FHA domain-containing protein: MSTAGKTDGGLDAFVYCERADTRAWCPALVSDTLTVFVPMICAVLTSAAGEPLAGAGLVLLALGIAGGQVIALAYDGRTLGARMFGLRIVERSSGCPSGRLLVADLVGRRLRVLDIRRGRDPISSAVALYRFPERAAAQHPPAPATNTVALLDSGQRLPFARALVVGRNPTTDARGEQRFSWPDLSRTLSKTHARLEWDGESVWVTDLGSANGTAMEVGVECASLDPFVPTRMPADAVLRLGDRSLTIAGSRRDRRGASDVADERDEDSRGGHYA, from the coding sequence ATGAGCACGGCTGGAAAGACGGATGGCGGCCTCGACGCGTTCGTCTACTGCGAGCGAGCCGATACCAGGGCATGGTGTCCCGCCCTGGTATCTGACACCCTCACGGTGTTCGTGCCGATGATCTGCGCCGTGCTGACGTCTGCGGCAGGGGAGCCTCTCGCGGGTGCGGGGCTCGTGCTGCTCGCGCTGGGGATCGCAGGCGGTCAGGTGATCGCCCTCGCCTACGACGGGCGTACGCTCGGCGCCCGGATGTTCGGGCTCCGCATCGTCGAGCGGTCGAGCGGATGCCCCTCCGGACGCCTCCTCGTCGCCGACCTCGTCGGTCGTCGGCTCCGGGTGCTCGACATCCGTCGCGGTCGCGATCCGATCTCCTCCGCTGTGGCGCTCTACCGGTTCCCCGAGCGCGCCGCCGCGCAGCATCCGCCCGCGCCGGCGACGAACACCGTCGCGTTGCTGGACTCGGGTCAGCGACTCCCGTTCGCGCGCGCTCTGGTGGTCGGCAGGAACCCGACGACGGATGCCCGGGGCGAGCAGCGATTCTCCTGGCCGGACCTCTCGCGCACGCTGTCGAAGACCCACGCCCGGCTCGAATGGGACGGCGAGAGCGTGTGGGTCACCGACCTCGGCTCCGCCAACGGGACGGCGATGGAGGTCGGCGTGGAATGCGCGTCGCTCGACCCGTTCGTGCCGACGCGCATGCCCGCGGATGCCGTGCTCCGGCTGGGGGATCGCAGCCTCACGATCGCCGGCTCCCGCCGGGATCGCCGGGGTGCCTCTGATGTGGCCGATGAACGCGACGAAGACTCCCGAGGAGGGCACTATGCCTGA
- a CDS encoding EsaB/YukD family protein produces the protein MSDYTRLSVRGSSRRVEIAVSSDDPLGSLLPQLIDALAEPSGAGGRPLALVTAIGDSLDLERSAREQSLVDGSVLRLLPFDSAPPPPMVIDVVDVLADELENRNDRWSDASRAAVSAVVVALSAAAASIAVPFDGVAGGAVRFGLLGLLLVCAVGFGLFGRRRPAAVMATAAVGAGAPAALHAAAAQAATHPASVLPITALWVTLAWSAVLLIGGGVARGSRGAMVGGALGIVLTVPLLTALAMGMRHDQAAAVIGVVAAVLLGLVPWLALSASGLTGLDHRAAESADLPRPAALGAVSDAYRTLDWVVAVLAAVLVLCGIVLWMTDAVWPRLLAASLALVVLLRSRAFPLRSQGFLLWAAGIGIAAVAAATLIVNGSLGWTVVAGAVVIGVTAAIAGLARPKAHQRARLRSFGDALETAAVIAIVPMAVGVFGIYADLLALFGGGA, from the coding sequence GTGAGCGACTACACGCGCCTGAGCGTTCGGGGTTCGTCTCGGCGCGTCGAGATCGCGGTGTCGAGCGATGACCCGCTCGGCAGTCTGCTGCCGCAGCTGATCGATGCCCTGGCGGAACCCTCCGGTGCCGGCGGACGCCCCCTCGCGCTCGTCACCGCGATCGGGGACTCGCTCGACCTCGAGCGCTCCGCCCGTGAGCAGAGTCTCGTCGACGGTTCGGTGCTGCGCCTGCTCCCGTTCGACTCCGCGCCGCCGCCACCGATGGTCATCGACGTGGTCGACGTGCTCGCCGACGAGCTCGAGAACCGCAACGACCGCTGGAGTGACGCATCGAGGGCCGCCGTCAGCGCGGTCGTCGTCGCGCTGTCCGCGGCTGCCGCGTCGATCGCGGTGCCGTTCGACGGCGTCGCCGGCGGTGCAGTGCGCTTCGGTCTGCTCGGCCTGCTTCTCGTCTGCGCCGTGGGATTCGGTCTGTTCGGTCGACGTCGGCCGGCGGCCGTCATGGCGACCGCGGCGGTGGGGGCGGGCGCGCCTGCCGCGCTGCACGCGGCGGCTGCGCAGGCCGCGACGCACCCGGCATCCGTCCTTCCGATCACCGCTCTCTGGGTCACGCTCGCCTGGTCGGCGGTGCTCCTGATCGGGGGAGGGGTCGCGCGGGGCTCGCGTGGCGCGATGGTCGGCGGTGCCCTGGGGATCGTGCTGACGGTGCCGCTGCTGACGGCACTGGCGATGGGCATGCGCCACGATCAGGCCGCCGCGGTGATCGGCGTCGTCGCCGCCGTGCTCCTCGGACTCGTGCCGTGGCTCGCGCTCTCGGCCTCCGGTCTCACGGGCCTCGACCATCGGGCGGCCGAGAGCGCCGATCTGCCGAGACCCGCCGCGTTGGGCGCCGTGTCCGACGCGTATCGCACCCTCGACTGGGTCGTGGCGGTGCTGGCCGCGGTGCTCGTCCTCTGCGGCATCGTCCTCTGGATGACGGATGCCGTCTGGCCGAGGCTCCTCGCGGCGTCGCTCGCGCTTGTGGTGCTGCTGCGATCGCGGGCGTTCCCGCTCCGGTCGCAGGGCTTCCTGCTCTGGGCGGCCGGGATCGGCATCGCCGCCGTCGCCGCGGCGACCCTGATCGTGAACGGTTCGCTCGGGTGGACCGTCGTCGCCGGTGCCGTGGTGATCGGCGTGACAGCGGCCATCGCCGGGCTCGCCCGCCCGAAAGCGCATCAGCGAGCGCGGCTCCGCTCCTTCGGCGACGCACTGGAGACCGCTGCCGTGATCGCGATCGTGCCGATGGCGGTGGGGGTCTTCGGGATCTACGCCGATCTGCTCGCACTGTTCGGAGGGGGCGCGTGA